Proteins encoded together in one Stigmatella aurantiaca window:
- a CDS encoding DUF2752 domain-containing protein, with amino-acid sequence MKVFFPPPNRRFGTVDVLGLVGLTGLLIGRYVPVAKLIPFWGCVLRESTGWPCLGCGLTRVADRVAHFNFVGAWEANPMGTVGALLFALAAVVMVLHMAFKMPVPEIELSPREWTWLRVAFPILLFVNYAYVVVKTKFPHLLT; translated from the coding sequence GTGAAGGTTTTCTTTCCTCCTCCGAATCGCCGGTTTGGCACCGTGGATGTGCTGGGCCTGGTGGGACTCACCGGGCTGCTCATTGGCCGCTATGTCCCCGTGGCGAAGCTCATCCCCTTCTGGGGCTGTGTGCTTCGCGAGTCGACAGGCTGGCCCTGCCTTGGCTGTGGGCTGACCCGCGTGGCCGACCGGGTGGCCCACTTCAACTTCGTGGGGGCGTGGGAGGCCAATCCCATGGGCACGGTGGGGGCGCTCCTGTTCGCCCTGGCCGCGGTGGTGATGGTGCTGCACATGGCCTTCAAGATGCCGGTGCCCGAAATCGAGCTGTCCCCCCGCGAGTGGACCTGGCTCCGGGTGGCCTTTCCCATCCTCCTCTTCGTCAACTACGCCTATGTGGTGGTGAAGACGAAGTTTCCTCACCTGCTGACCTGA
- a CDS encoding DUF4920 domain-containing protein gives MKTLRSALLMLAAVPCVALAGEPSATPASQKAAKAGEAECHHPTPPQAATPKDGWTLTRGEPLKGAQAVKLADVLAKPQAHDGKTVLLEGQVRKACERKGCWMELAASQDAKSPGVRVTFKDYGFFVPVDSAGSAARVEGVVKVAELSEARAKHYESEGAMVPRGSDGKPREVQLVATGVELRR, from the coding sequence ATGAAGACGCTCCGTTCCGCCCTGCTGATGCTGGCCGCTGTTCCCTGCGTGGCGCTCGCGGGTGAGCCGTCCGCCACCCCCGCTTCCCAGAAGGCCGCCAAGGCCGGCGAGGCGGAGTGCCACCACCCCACGCCGCCTCAGGCCGCCACGCCCAAGGATGGCTGGACCCTGACGCGCGGCGAGCCCCTCAAGGGCGCCCAGGCCGTGAAGCTGGCCGACGTGCTGGCCAAGCCCCAGGCGCACGACGGCAAGACGGTCCTCCTGGAGGGCCAGGTGCGCAAGGCCTGTGAGCGCAAGGGCTGCTGGATGGAGCTGGCGGCCTCGCAGGACGCCAAGAGCCCGGGCGTGCGCGTCACCTTCAAGGACTACGGCTTCTTCGTCCCCGTGGACTCCGCGGGCTCCGCAGCCCGCGTGGAGGGCGTGGTGAAGGTGGCGGAGCTGAGCGAGGCCCGCGCCAAGCACTACGAGTCCGAGGGCGCGATGGTTCCCCGGGGCAGTGACGGCAAGCCCCGCGAGGTGCAGCTCGTGGCCACCGGCGTCGAGCTGCGCCGCTAG